One region of Glutamicibacter sp. B1 genomic DNA includes:
- the helR gene encoding RNA polymerase recycling motor ATPase HelR, producing MSSTNTESDYFLLAEDSINEVATDSQQLTVIALRVQQLREDATQQLLVAGQQRAGVLQQSLDRDVHMQTLARRLRQLENIGPKACLGFMLTTTGNKIYIGRAGLSDEFGNQLMIDWRAPAARPFFSATHAQPEGLVKRRRYRWRAGKIVHYWDEVFDVEQLEHSSSLDEHSAFIASLGAERTGHMNDVLSTIQADQDEIIRSSSRGALVVDGGPGTGKTVVALHRAAFMLYSDAGLQSQRGRVLVVSPSNSYSSYVADVLPNLGEDDVLVATLEQIAPFTAQRPQASEELAHIKGLAAMVRAVRNAVSVFEQPPSQSLSVETGWGRINVAASDFIAAHAMIDQHAPHNENRTPLKEALIELLIPRITNDERELPQVRQKLEVNVELNAWFDEHWPIIEPQNLLRALYQSPPLLNYCAQDLSLAQREALLSDPTPTEWTVADLPLLDAAQHYLGDPNSESLHRRARAEKEHTEANVRQTVESIISAADDLEDLSSQLRNPDLQDYLVSQLADGEQTTDPLAGVFSHVIIDEAQDLSDAQWAMILRRCPSGSLTIVGDRAQSISGFVESWPQRLERAGISRVRVSQLSINYRSTSQVMEQATTVIRSALPDANVPISLRTDGQPVRWASPGQLDQILDRWLAKNLVGVAALIGNLHRPQTPRVSVLCPDEAKGLEFDLVIVYRPEEFGQGLPATVRKYVAMTRATAELVILTDLPGQQI from the coding sequence GTGTCTTCAACCAACACCGAATCTGACTATTTTCTACTGGCTGAAGACAGCATCAATGAGGTCGCTACAGATAGCCAGCAGCTGACCGTGATCGCACTGCGTGTTCAGCAGTTGCGCGAAGATGCCACGCAGCAACTATTGGTGGCTGGACAGCAGAGGGCCGGTGTTCTGCAGCAATCTTTGGATCGTGATGTACACATGCAAACACTCGCCCGCCGATTGCGGCAGCTGGAGAATATTGGTCCAAAAGCGTGTCTGGGATTCATGCTCACCACCACTGGCAACAAGATTTATATTGGCCGGGCAGGATTGTCAGATGAGTTTGGCAACCAGTTGATGATCGACTGGCGTGCCCCGGCGGCCCGCCCGTTCTTTTCAGCAACACATGCACAGCCTGAAGGATTGGTAAAGCGTCGTCGTTATCGTTGGCGCGCTGGAAAGATCGTTCACTATTGGGACGAGGTCTTCGATGTGGAGCAGCTAGAGCACAGCTCGTCATTGGATGAACATTCAGCGTTCATTGCCTCGCTCGGAGCCGAACGTACCGGCCATATGAATGATGTTCTTTCCACGATTCAAGCCGATCAGGATGAGATCATTCGTAGCTCTTCGCGTGGCGCCCTAGTAGTTGATGGTGGTCCGGGTACCGGCAAGACCGTCGTAGCGTTGCATCGTGCTGCTTTTATGTTGTATTCCGATGCCGGTCTGCAATCTCAACGTGGTCGGGTACTGGTGGTAAGCCCTAGCAATTCCTACAGCAGTTACGTGGCCGATGTACTGCCTAACCTAGGTGAAGACGACGTACTCGTGGCCACATTAGAGCAGATAGCGCCCTTCACGGCGCAAAGACCTCAAGCCTCTGAAGAACTGGCCCACATCAAGGGTTTAGCTGCCATGGTTAGAGCGGTCAGGAACGCGGTGAGCGTCTTTGAACAACCCCCATCACAGAGTTTAAGCGTCGAGACTGGCTGGGGTCGTATTAATGTCGCTGCCTCCGACTTCATTGCTGCCCACGCCATGATCGATCAACACGCACCACACAATGAGAACCGCACACCACTGAAAGAGGCCCTCATTGAGCTGCTCATTCCCCGCATCACTAATGACGAACGGGAACTACCGCAAGTACGCCAGAAATTAGAGGTAAACGTCGAACTCAATGCTTGGTTCGACGAGCACTGGCCCATCATTGAACCTCAAAACCTCCTGCGAGCGCTCTACCAAAGTCCACCGTTGCTCAACTACTGCGCGCAAGATCTTAGCCTCGCCCAGCGCGAAGCGTTACTCAGTGACCCCACGCCTACCGAGTGGACCGTAGCGGATCTGCCACTACTGGATGCGGCACAGCACTACCTGGGCGACCCGAATTCTGAATCCCTGCATCGACGTGCGCGTGCAGAAAAGGAACACACCGAAGCCAACGTGCGGCAGACAGTGGAAAGCATCATCTCTGCTGCCGATGATCTTGAAGATCTTTCCTCCCAATTGCGTAATCCCGATCTTCAGGACTACCTAGTCTCACAGTTGGCGGACGGTGAGCAAACCACTGATCCTCTTGCGGGAGTGTTCAGTCACGTGATTATCGACGAAGCGCAAGATTTGAGTGACGCGCAATGGGCGATGATTTTACGTCGATGCCCATCTGGGAGCCTGACGATTGTCGGTGACCGTGCGCAGAGCATTTCTGGCTTTGTTGAATCGTGGCCCCAGCGGTTGGAACGGGCAGGTATCTCTAGAGTCCGCGTCAGTCAACTCAGCATCAATTATCGAAGTACGTCGCAGGTCATGGAGCAAGCCACAACAGTCATCCGTAGCGCACTGCCCGACGCAAATGTTCCGATCTCTCTACGCACTGACGGTCAGCCGGTACGCTGGGCATCCCCTGGACAACTTGATCAGATTCTTGATCGATGGCTGGCAAAGAACCTTGTAGGTGTGGCCGCGCTTATCGGGAACCTGCATAGGCCACAGACACCGCGGGTCTCGGTACTCTGCCCCGATGAAGCTAAGGGGTTGGAATTTGATTTGGTCATTGTTTACCGTCCCGAAGAGTTTGGGCAAGGGCTGCCGGCAACAGTGCGAAAGTATGTCGCCATGACCCGTGCCACTGCCGAATTGGTGATTCTTACGGATTTACCGGGTCAACAGATTTAG
- a CDS encoding sensor histidine kinase — MDSSALNWPLAAKQHRMFASPTVLRSGQHLVTAILLVIALLRELTTDEAVWPVAICAMVFAFWYAAGFIGMAKTRAQRLPFWWLAGLLGIWAAMLWVSPEFMWLAFSLWLLLGHQLPFFPSILWSVVVFALTIVAPYLHQGQTNIAAIAGPMVGGIFAWGISRGYLMLERDAQLRQNLVDSLIRTQDEMAAMQEELARSQHEAGVAAERTRLAREIHDTIAQQLSSIGLHAKAGLAAQDLLKSGESLERIDELSGEALVDLRRIIAALAPAELDTQALSSALERILKKFEQDTGIHARLTVDTTLPVLEPSVQIALLRTGQSALANVQRHSSAKNVVVNLSAAANELRMDIVDDGVGFNPAVTMRDAPNQEGGYGLKAMAARLRQLGGGLDVESSPGEGTALCAHLPLLLVKENS, encoded by the coding sequence ATGGACTCCTCTGCGCTCAACTGGCCGTTAGCGGCTAAACAACACCGCATGTTTGCCTCGCCCACGGTACTTCGTAGCGGGCAGCATTTGGTGACAGCCATCCTGCTAGTCATTGCATTGCTCCGCGAGTTGACTACCGACGAAGCTGTTTGGCCAGTGGCGATCTGCGCGATGGTTTTCGCGTTCTGGTATGCCGCCGGTTTCATCGGAATGGCCAAAACCCGGGCGCAGAGGCTTCCGTTCTGGTGGTTGGCAGGACTATTGGGCATCTGGGCTGCCATGTTGTGGGTCAGCCCAGAATTTATGTGGCTGGCCTTTAGTCTGTGGCTCCTACTCGGACACCAGTTACCCTTCTTCCCCTCGATCCTTTGGTCGGTGGTGGTGTTTGCGCTGACTATTGTGGCGCCCTATCTGCATCAAGGGCAGACGAATATCGCTGCCATTGCCGGCCCCATGGTGGGCGGTATCTTCGCTTGGGGTATTTCCCGCGGTTATCTGATGCTCGAGCGCGATGCACAGCTACGGCAGAACCTTGTCGATTCGCTCATCCGCACCCAAGATGAGATGGCGGCGATGCAAGAAGAGTTGGCCCGTTCCCAACATGAAGCCGGGGTCGCAGCAGAGCGGACCCGCTTAGCGAGGGAAATTCATGACACCATCGCCCAGCAACTCTCCTCAATTGGACTGCATGCCAAAGCTGGATTGGCGGCACAAGATCTGCTCAAATCCGGCGAGTCTCTCGAACGCATCGATGAGTTATCCGGAGAAGCATTAGTGGATCTGCGTCGAATCATTGCGGCATTGGCGCCGGCAGAACTGGACACCCAGGCTCTCAGCTCGGCTCTTGAACGTATTCTGAAAAAGTTTGAGCAGGACACCGGGATCCATGCCCGATTAACCGTTGATACAACTTTGCCGGTATTGGAGCCGTCGGTGCAGATTGCGTTGCTTCGCACGGGGCAATCCGCCTTGGCAAACGTCCAGCGTCATTCAAGCGCCAAGAACGTGGTGGTCAATTTAAGCGCAGCAGCCAATGAACTACGCATGGATATTGTTGACGATGGAGTGGGGTTCAACCCAGCCGTGACTATGCGGGACGCTCCAAACCAGGAAGGCGGCTACGGTCTCAAAGCCATGGCCGCACGCTTGAGACAGCTCGGCGGCGGTCTCGACGTTGAAAGTTCACCGGGTGAAGGCACCGCACTATGTGCCCACCTGCCCTTGTTGCTAGTGAAAGAGAACTCATGA
- a CDS encoding response regulator transcription factor produces the protein MIRILLVDDHPIVRTGLRSLFENFDDIEVVGEASTGEEAVSFVKGAAVDVVLCDLRLGAGMNGAETTAAIAKLHRAPRVLILTTFDKDAEILACIEAGASGYLLKDVSAQTIVESIRAAAQGQLVLAPEMTQRVLAGMRAPKVELTAREHDVLQQLATGIGNKQIAKVLFVSEATVKTHLVHIFDKLQATSRTEAINKARELGLV, from the coding sequence ATGATTCGCATCCTGCTCGTTGATGACCATCCGATTGTTCGTACTGGGCTGCGCTCACTGTTTGAGAATTTCGACGACATCGAAGTAGTCGGGGAGGCTTCCACCGGTGAAGAAGCGGTGAGCTTCGTGAAGGGCGCAGCGGTGGATGTTGTGCTGTGCGATCTGCGTCTGGGCGCTGGAATGAACGGAGCCGAGACCACGGCAGCCATCGCTAAACTGCACCGCGCTCCCCGGGTGCTGATCTTGACGACCTTCGACAAAGACGCCGAAATCCTTGCCTGTATTGAAGCGGGGGCCAGTGGGTATCTGCTCAAAGACGTCAGTGCACAGACCATCGTTGAATCAATTCGTGCAGCAGCTCAGGGACAGCTCGTCCTGGCTCCGGAGATGACCCAACGCGTCTTGGCAGGGATGCGAGCACCCAAAGTTGAGCTCACGGCCAGGGAACATGATGTCCTGCAACAACTGGCCACCGGCATCGGAAATAAGCAGATCGCTAAGGTCCTGTTCGTCTCCGAAGCTACGGTCAAAACCCATCTCGTCCACATTTTTGACAAGCTCCAAGCCACTTCGCGCACCGAGGCAATCAACAAGGCCCGAGAATTGGGTCTGGTCTAA
- a CDS encoding MMPL family transporter yields the protein MKTPVLTRLSRSLTSKRDARLWTVGITVVVVLIFGILSGVQAPKRAGGTLVEGSDSAQVAQIIEANSSNNDTTALLVASGANGQQVSPAASQELSDHFKDMSKDLSVNVGHPLASEDSVALMVPVTWNTVSDDADRATLSDIRSWISEHPVAGVVQQVTGSTAFAVDITQAFAGADFTLLAVTILIVAILLIVTYRSPVLWLLPLTVVGLADGTTSKIANLLGNWLGLHFDSGVLSVLVFGAGTNYALLLISRYREELRRNDEHRTALGRAWVSSFEAILTSNLTVVFALLTLGLAMMEDTRGLGIVCAVGLLIAASFVLLLLPPVLAMAGRKAFWPLIPRPGQAEPKENIFARMASAAMHKPVLNFASLALLLVILVGSLAGTRLGLDQTQQFRTPTESASAMTTLVEHFPAGEALPITVLTDDSNSTDLRQDMAKLPDVARVGTPTDIEGTPWQQFMVVTSADPGSAPALELVKNLREVSADQTGASVLVGGQIAEQYDSDQGHLRDLLLIAPLIMLICFIALGWLTRSWRTALTLGLVNLLSAAAAIGIGSLVSSLVFSVDALDIQVPLLAFVFLVALGVDYTIFFTQRVQQNTATMPLRQAVSQAAAHTGSVITSAGLVLAGVFAALAALPLMVLGQLGLIVGLGVLLDTFVVRTLLLPALFASLGRSGRPLFGSRHSKNIAASDSDNKEIVFHA from the coding sequence ATGAAAACTCCAGTCTTAACCAGGCTCAGCCGGTCCCTGACCAGTAAACGGGACGCCCGCCTATGGACCGTCGGCATCACCGTTGTGGTCGTCCTAATCTTTGGCATTCTCAGCGGGGTTCAAGCCCCCAAAAGGGCAGGCGGAACACTTGTTGAAGGTTCCGATTCGGCCCAGGTAGCCCAAATTATTGAAGCCAATTCGAGCAATAACGACACGACAGCGCTGTTGGTAGCCAGTGGAGCCAACGGGCAGCAGGTTAGCCCCGCTGCTTCACAAGAGCTCAGCGATCACTTCAAGGACATGTCCAAGGACCTGTCGGTGAACGTTGGGCACCCACTAGCCAGCGAAGACTCTGTCGCCTTGATGGTGCCGGTTACATGGAATACCGTCTCAGATGATGCGGACCGGGCCACGCTTAGTGATATCCGCAGTTGGATCTCTGAGCATCCAGTGGCAGGAGTGGTCCAGCAGGTTACCGGTTCCACGGCCTTCGCTGTAGATATCACTCAGGCCTTTGCCGGAGCCGACTTCACGCTCTTGGCAGTGACCATCTTGATTGTCGCAATCTTGCTGATCGTTACCTACCGCTCCCCCGTTTTGTGGCTGTTGCCACTAACGGTGGTGGGTCTGGCCGATGGAACAACATCAAAGATTGCCAATCTTTTGGGTAACTGGCTTGGCCTGCATTTCGATTCCGGGGTATTGAGTGTTCTCGTCTTTGGCGCGGGTACCAACTATGCGCTGCTACTGATTTCGCGCTATCGCGAAGAACTTCGCCGTAATGATGAGCACCGCACCGCGCTGGGCCGCGCATGGGTATCTAGCTTTGAAGCAATCCTCACTTCAAACCTCACCGTCGTTTTCGCGCTACTCACCTTGGGTCTGGCCATGATGGAAGATACTCGCGGTTTGGGAATTGTCTGTGCTGTTGGGCTTCTGATCGCGGCATCCTTCGTGTTGCTATTGTTGCCACCGGTGCTCGCCATGGCTGGCCGCAAGGCATTCTGGCCTCTGATTCCGCGTCCAGGTCAGGCCGAGCCGAAAGAAAACATCTTCGCTCGTATGGCTTCGGCCGCGATGCACAAACCAGTACTGAATTTCGCGTCATTGGCTCTGCTTTTGGTCATCCTGGTTGGTTCTCTAGCCGGAACGCGTTTGGGGTTGGATCAAACGCAACAGTTTAGGACCCCCACAGAGTCGGCCAGCGCCATGACTACGCTGGTGGAACATTTCCCCGCCGGCGAAGCGCTGCCGATCACGGTCCTAACCGATGACAGCAATTCCACTGACCTGCGTCAAGACATGGCTAAGTTGCCTGACGTTGCCCGGGTTGGCACTCCTACCGATATTGAAGGAACACCGTGGCAACAGTTCATGGTGGTGACTTCCGCAGACCCTGGCTCTGCGCCGGCGTTGGAACTTGTCAAGAACCTAAGGGAAGTCTCGGCTGATCAAACAGGTGCTTCCGTTCTCGTCGGAGGACAGATTGCCGAACAATACGACTCAGACCAAGGCCACCTGCGCGATCTATTACTGATTGCACCGTTGATCATGCTGATCTGTTTCATCGCTCTGGGTTGGCTTACGCGTTCATGGCGTACGGCCCTAACCTTAGGGCTAGTGAACCTGCTCAGTGCCGCAGCGGCCATTGGTATCGGGTCTTTGGTATCCTCGCTGGTATTTTCAGTCGATGCTTTGGACATCCAAGTTCCGTTGCTTGCCTTCGTCTTCCTTGTTGCACTGGGGGTTGACTACACGATCTTCTTCACCCAACGCGTGCAACAAAACACGGCAACTATGCCATTGCGACAGGCAGTAAGCCAAGCAGCAGCTCACACCGGCTCTGTCATCACGAGCGCGGGCTTGGTACTAGCTGGCGTCTTTGCCGCCTTGGCCGCATTGCCGCTGATGGTGCTTGGACAGCTTGGACTCATCGTTGGTTTGGGCGTCCTGCTCGATACCTTCGTGGTTCGCACGCTCTTGCTACCGGCGCTCTTCGCTTCCCTGGGACGTTCGGGCCGCCCACTGTTCGGCTCACGTCACTCAAAAAACATCGCCGCCTCCGATTCAGATAACAAGGAGATCGTCTTCCATGCGTAA
- a CDS encoding DUF2871 domain-containing protein — MRKLVNIAFSYMLVGVASGLFYREFSKNNDFPEGSYSQLSIVHTHLLVLGFLVFLLVLLLEKAFNLSQHRKLYAWFLWTYNAGVILTAAMMTTHGMLTILGIESSKMISGIAGLGHMSLTAGMILLFVMLRRSVSDKKQTVKPQLDPATN; from the coding sequence ATGCGTAAACTCGTCAACATTGCCTTCAGCTACATGCTGGTCGGTGTAGCTTCAGGACTGTTCTACCGTGAGTTCAGCAAAAACAACGACTTCCCAGAAGGTAGCTACTCGCAACTGTCAATCGTCCATACCCACTTGCTGGTCTTGGGGTTCCTGGTCTTCCTCCTAGTGCTACTACTGGAGAAAGCATTCAATCTTAGCCAACACCGCAAGCTCTACGCTTGGTTCCTCTGGACCTATAACGCAGGCGTCATTCTCACCGCGGCAATGATGACCACGCACGGGATGCTCACCATCCTCGGTATTGAGTCAAGCAAGATGATCTCTGGGATCGCGGGACTTGGACACATGTCTCTGACTGCAGGAATGATTCTCCTGTTCGTTATGCTCCGTCGTAGCGTGTCAGATAAGAAGCAGACCGTGAAACCTCAGCTGGATCCAGCAACCAACTAA
- a CDS encoding carboxymuconolactone decarboxylase family protein: MGYHEHSDSKYSRNIRLGAPEAHKAFLEFDKVALQGENKVIPRKETELIAVAVALTTQCPYCIEAHSKAARKEGATEQELAETIMIATALRAGGGLTHGFMAMKFFDGEEGHEH, translated from the coding sequence ATGGGCTATCACGAGCATTCAGATTCGAAGTATTCACGCAATATCCGACTTGGTGCTCCCGAAGCGCACAAAGCATTCCTTGAATTCGACAAGGTAGCCCTGCAAGGGGAAAACAAGGTTATCCCCCGCAAGGAAACCGAACTGATTGCCGTTGCGGTCGCGCTAACGACTCAATGCCCGTATTGCATCGAAGCTCATTCGAAGGCTGCTCGCAAGGAAGGTGCCACTGAGCAGGAATTGGCCGAGACCATCATGATTGCCACTGCTTTACGCGCCGGCGGTGGGTTGACTCATGGGTTCATGGCAATGAAGTTCTTCGACGGCGAAGAAGGACACGAGCACTAA
- a CDS encoding FAD-dependent oxidoreductase, producing the protein MSEIIVPEHLASRALRVAIVGAGPAGIYAADLLSKSQPVASGELKLHVDLFDELPTPFGLIRYGVSPDHPRIKGIINALHKVLNNDWIDFYGNVGLGRDISLDDLRARYDAVIISTGAQKDADLNIPGIDFEGSFGGADFVSWYDAHPDADKNWDLSAKEVAVIGNGNVALDVARILSKHADQLLETEIPEHIYQQLNDSAVTDVHVFGRRGPAQVKFTPLELRELSHSKDVDIVLYPEDFEFDKASDEAMKTNNQTKTMVSTLTNWLIEQEEREEAPSASRRLHLHFLQSPVEVLGEDGKVTGLKVERNELDGNGGARGTGEFVEYPLQAIYRAVGYFGSAVDDIEYDGAKGVLPNVEGRVLDAAGTHVPGLYATGWIKRGPIGLIGHTKGDALETITHLLEDLTALAEPESSQGIAELLESRGVAFSDWEGWKNLDEHEKELGAAQGTVSTRFGDITRDRVKVVERQEMLEFSRAKKLAESL; encoded by the coding sequence ATGAGTGAAATTATCGTCCCTGAGCACCTGGCCTCCCGGGCACTGCGTGTAGCCATCGTTGGAGCCGGTCCTGCCGGAATCTACGCAGCAGACTTGCTGAGCAAGAGCCAGCCAGTTGCCAGCGGTGAACTGAAGCTACACGTGGACCTCTTTGATGAACTGCCTACTCCTTTCGGTCTGATCCGTTACGGTGTATCGCCAGATCATCCACGTATCAAGGGCATTATCAATGCCCTGCACAAGGTGCTGAACAATGACTGGATCGATTTCTACGGCAACGTTGGTTTGGGCCGCGACATCAGCCTTGATGACCTGCGCGCACGGTACGACGCGGTCATTATCTCCACCGGTGCACAGAAGGATGCCGACCTGAACATCCCAGGCATCGACTTCGAAGGCTCCTTCGGTGGCGCAGACTTCGTTTCCTGGTACGACGCTCACCCAGATGCCGATAAGAACTGGGACCTGTCGGCCAAGGAAGTTGCTGTGATTGGTAACGGCAACGTGGCCCTCGACGTGGCTCGCATCCTGTCCAAGCATGCTGACCAGTTGCTGGAAACCGAAATTCCAGAACACATCTACCAGCAGCTGAACGACTCGGCCGTCACCGACGTGCACGTCTTCGGCCGTCGCGGTCCAGCCCAGGTCAAGTTCACTCCTTTGGAACTGCGCGAACTTTCGCATTCCAAGGATGTAGACATCGTGCTGTACCCAGAGGACTTCGAATTCGACAAGGCTTCTGACGAAGCCATGAAGACCAACAACCAGACCAAGACCATGGTCTCAACCTTGACCAACTGGCTCATCGAACAGGAAGAGCGCGAAGAGGCTCCAAGCGCATCACGTCGACTGCACCTGCACTTCCTGCAGTCGCCAGTCGAGGTACTGGGTGAAGACGGCAAGGTCACCGGCCTGAAGGTTGAGCGCAACGAGTTGGACGGCAACGGGGGAGCCCGTGGCACCGGTGAATTTGTTGAATACCCATTGCAGGCAATCTACCGTGCCGTTGGCTACTTTGGTTCCGCAGTGGATGACATCGAGTACGACGGTGCCAAGGGTGTACTCCCAAATGTTGAGGGCCGTGTTCTCGACGCTGCTGGCACACATGTTCCAGGTCTCTACGCCACGGGTTGGATCAAGCGTGGACCTATCGGCCTGATCGGTCACACCAAGGGCGACGCCCTTGAGACCATCACCCACCTGCTCGAAGACCTAACTGCTCTGGCGGAACCTGAATCTTCGCAAGGGATCGCAGAACTGCTCGAAAGCCGTGGAGTTGCCTTCTCTGACTGGGAGGGCTGGAAGAACCTCGACGAGCACGAGAAGGAATTGGGTGCGGCTCAGGGAACTGTCTCCACCCGCTTCGGTGATATCACTCGCGACCGTGTCAAGGTAGTGGAACGCCAGGAGATGCTGGAATTCTCCCGAGCAAAAAAACTAGCTGAGAGTCTGTAA
- the cobA gene encoding uroporphyrinogen-III C-methyltransferase, protein MAKGHITLIGGGPGDPELITVAGYKALLSADVVLADRLGPTALLADLSDDVLVINVGKSPGCHVKTQDETNELLVKYALEGKHVVRLKGGDPFVLGRGGEEMLHAAQYGIRTRVIPGITSAISVPGAAGIPVTHRGIAAGFTVVSGHAELADVPIRSDHTLAVLMGVSNLTLIVETLLTRGLPSSTPIAIVERGYSQTQRTTIGTLEEIVVRARKAAVANPAVIVIGDVVRLAPEASDQLVDLLPLENADATEPASFVD, encoded by the coding sequence ATGGCTAAAGGACATATCACCCTCATTGGTGGTGGCCCGGGCGATCCTGAATTAATTACTGTCGCCGGTTATAAGGCGCTCTTGTCGGCTGATGTTGTACTAGCGGACCGACTTGGTCCTACGGCATTATTGGCGGACCTTTCTGATGATGTTCTCGTTATTAACGTAGGTAAGTCACCGGGCTGCCATGTAAAAACTCAAGACGAGACCAACGAGTTATTGGTCAAGTACGCACTTGAAGGAAAGCACGTGGTCCGGCTCAAAGGCGGAGACCCGTTTGTTCTGGGCCGTGGTGGAGAAGAAATGCTCCATGCTGCCCAATACGGGATCCGTACCCGTGTGATCCCGGGGATCACCAGCGCAATTTCGGTTCCCGGAGCCGCTGGAATCCCAGTGACCCACCGTGGAATCGCCGCTGGGTTCACCGTGGTGAGCGGTCACGCTGAACTGGCAGACGTGCCGATTCGCTCCGATCACACCCTCGCAGTGTTGATGGGAGTATCAAATCTGACACTAATTGTTGAGACATTGCTTACCCGAGGTTTGCCGTCAAGTACACCAATTGCGATAGTTGAGCGAGGTTACTCACAGACGCAGCGCACAACTATCGGTACGCTAGAAGAGATTGTAGTGCGCGCCCGCAAGGCCGCAGTGGCGAATCCGGCCGTCATCGTCATCGGTGATGTCGTTCGGCTAGCCCCGGAAGCCTCCGACCAATTGGTAGACCTCCTGCCGCTAGAGAACGCCGATGCCACCGAGCCGGCCTCATTCGTTGACTAA
- a CDS encoding ABC transporter permease, with product MSSLTESRTDLAPVRTIKLRPSNRLDSWVAPVLTVIVLLSLWQIISWASPLREDLFPGPLAVAAKLPQLLADGSLLSAIGNSLFRAVSGFAIAVIIATPIALLLAHQPLLRKGVGPLVSAMQVLPSIAWVPAAIILFGLSDATIYTVLLLGAIPSIINGLLSGIDMIPAQYKALSKVLGASKWEHVMHIELPAAMPGYVAGLRQGWAFAWRSLMAAELIAVGGSLALGVGSLLQRGRDLADLSLVMLVILTILLVGVLIELVFFAPIERKLLRDRGMSRTGESNG from the coding sequence ATGAGCTCACTGACCGAATCACGCACTGACTTGGCTCCTGTACGGACAATCAAACTACGTCCTAGCAATCGCCTTGATTCATGGGTCGCACCAGTACTCACCGTTATAGTGCTCCTGAGCCTGTGGCAGATCATTTCTTGGGCCAGCCCACTGCGTGAAGATTTGTTCCCTGGCCCATTGGCCGTCGCCGCGAAACTTCCACAATTGCTTGCCGATGGTTCGCTGCTGTCGGCGATCGGAAATTCACTGTTCCGTGCCGTGAGTGGCTTTGCGATTGCGGTGATTATCGCAACCCCGATTGCTTTGCTTCTGGCACACCAGCCCTTGCTCCGTAAAGGTGTAGGCCCGCTGGTTTCAGCGATGCAGGTCCTACCATCTATCGCTTGGGTACCGGCAGCGATCATCCTCTTCGGTTTGAGTGATGCCACCATTTATACCGTCTTGTTGCTTGGCGCAATTCCTTCGATCATCAACGGTTTACTCTCCGGCATCGACATGATTCCCGCACAGTATAAGGCACTTTCGAAGGTGCTCGGAGCTTCTAAGTGGGAGCACGTGATGCACATTGAGTTGCCAGCAGCAATGCCTGGCTACGTCGCAGGTTTGCGTCAGGGATGGGCTTTTGCGTGGCGTTCACTGATGGCTGCCGAATTGATTGCCGTGGGTGGCTCACTCGCTCTTGGCGTTGGCTCACTATTGCAGCGCGGACGCGACCTAGCAGACCTATCACTGGTCATGCTGGTGATCCTGACCATCTTGCTGGTCGGCGTGTTGATTGAATTAGTATTTTTTGCCCCGATTGAACGCAAGCTGTTGCGTGATCGTGGAATGAGTCGAACTGGAGAAAGCAATGGCTAA
- a CDS encoding ABC transporter ATP-binding protein encodes MGVLLNEVSLSYPGTGLVIDRLSTEIDDGEFVAVLGASGCGKSSLLNMIAGLLAPSSGWLEVPKDGAAFMFQDANLLPWLTASQNVDLALKLAGKPVQEREERVEELLNLVQLGHASDKKPHELSGGMRQRVALARALAQDRQVLLMDEPFAALDAITRDMLHEQLRSLWGQTGKTIIFVTHNVREAIRLSGRILVLSSHPGRILETRRITDDLRNNPTQAAALGDELTTILRKEQRKHELTDRITH; translated from the coding sequence ATGGGAGTTCTACTTAATGAAGTTTCCCTGAGCTATCCAGGCACCGGATTGGTCATCGACCGGCTGAGCACGGAAATTGACGATGGTGAATTTGTCGCAGTTTTAGGTGCTTCGGGTTGCGGTAAATCATCCCTGCTGAACATGATCGCAGGCCTGCTTGCACCAAGCTCCGGTTGGCTTGAAGTGCCCAAAGATGGTGCGGCCTTCATGTTTCAAGATGCCAATCTTTTGCCATGGCTCACCGCCAGCCAAAACGTCGACTTGGCGCTCAAACTTGCTGGCAAACCGGTCCAAGAACGTGAAGAACGCGTTGAGGAACTACTGAACCTCGTGCAATTGGGCCATGCCAGCGACAAGAAGCCCCATGAACTTTCCGGTGGCATGCGACAACGTGTGGCCTTGGCAAGAGCTTTGGCGCAGGACCGGCAGGTGCTGTTGATGGATGAGCCATTTGCCGCACTGGACGCGATCACGCGCGACATGCTTCATGAGCAATTGCGCTCTCTGTGGGGCCAAACCGGCAAGACCATCATTTTTGTCACTCACAACGTGCGCGAAGCAATCCGACTCTCGGGGCGAATCCTGGTCCTGTCTTCACATCCAGGGCGCATTCTCGAAACGCGTCGCATCACCGATGACCTACGCAATAACCCGACCCAAGCAGCAGCCTTGGGGGATGAACTGACTACTATCCTCAGAAAGGAGCAAAGGAAACATGAGCTCACTGACCGAATCACGCACTGA